GAGCAGCAGTGGCCAATAGTCGAAGTTAGCCCAGGGCGCCCAATTACGTTTATCGTTCAATCAGGCGCAACAATACCTACAAACCTGACGAGTCGCTGAGGTTAATTATGGAAAATAACATTGAACCAGGAACAAAAAGTGATTCTGCTGAAAACGTGAAGCTTGAGGCGGCTAAACCTGTTGGGGGTATACGTACAACCAAAAAAGTAACTTTGGAAATAGATATCGAGAAAACCCTCAAGTATTTGATGCTAGGGAAGGTGCGAACAAGTCCCTGATATGAGATCATGTTTGTCATCTGGAGCCATGGAACAGGGTTCATCATGAGTCATCAACTTACCTTCGCCGACAGTGAATTCAGCAGTAAGCGCCGTCAGACCAGAAAAGAGATTTTCTTGTCCCGCATGGAGCAGATTCTGCCATGGCAAAACATGGTGGAAGTCATCGAGCCGTTTTACCCCAAGGCTGGTAATGGCCGGCGACCTTATCCGCTGGAAACCATGCTACGCATTCACTGCATGCAGCATTGGTACAACCTGAGCGATGGCGCGATGGAAGATGCTCTGTACGAAATCGCCTCCATGCGTCTGTTTGCCCGGTTATCCCTGGATAGCGCCTTGCCGGACCGCACCACCATCATGAATTTCCGCCACCTGCTGGAGCAGCATCAACTGGCCCGCCAATTGTTCAAGACCATCAATCGCTGGCTGGCCGAAGCAGGCGTCATGATGACTCAAGGCACCTTGGTCGATGCCACCATCATTGAGGCACCCAGCTCGACCAAGAACAAAGAGCAGCAACGCGATCCGGAGATGCATCAGACCAAGAAAGGCAATCAGTGGCACTTTGGCATGAAGGCCCACATTGGTGTCGATGCCAAGAGTGGCCTGACCCACAGCCTAGTCACCACCGCGGCCAACGAGCATGACCTCAATCAGCTGGGTAATCTGCTGCATGGAGAGGAGCAATTTGTCTCAGCCGATGCCGGCTACCAAGGGGCGCCACAGCGCGAGGAGCTGGCCGAGGTGGATGTGGACTGGCTGATCGCCGAGCGCCCCGGCAAGGTAAGAACCTTGAAACAGCATCCACGCAAGAACAAAACGGCCATCAACATCGAATACATGAAAGCCAGCATCCGTGCCAGGGTGGAGCACCCATTTCGCATCATCAAGCGACAGTTCGGCTTCGTGAAAGCCAGATACAAGGGGTTGCTGAAAAACGATAACCAACTGGCGATGTTATTCACGCTGGCCAACCTGTTTCGGGCGGACCAAATGATACGTCAGTGGGAGAGATCTCACTAAAAACTGGGGATAACGCCTTAAATGGCGAAGAAACGGTCTAAATAGGCTGATTCAAGGCATTTACGGGAGAAAAAATCGGCTCAAACATGAAGAAATGAAATGACTGAGTCAGCCGAGAAGAATTTCCCCGCTTATTCGCACCTTCCCTAGCTGGCCTAGCTGTGCTTTTCGTGATCTATGGATACAAGGGGGCGAGTTTTGTTTATGAAAGCGTCAAAGCAATGTCGAATCCGTCCTACCAAATTGCAGTACTTGATATGCAAACTTTAAGGAAAGAATTTAATAAGCAGAATCCTGAGCCGGATTTGGTACAGTCTAAAAACAACTTTGAAAATTACTTTAAAGCATTAATGAAAGTTTACCGTTCTCGTGGCTATTTGGTTATTGATGCATCATTAGCAGTAACAATTCCAGATAATGTTCAAATAGTCTCTTATATCGACCTTGGTGGAAGTTTTGGTGAGGTACAATCTCTACAAGGCGAAACAAAAGAAAGTGAGATACGATAATTGAAAAAGTTACTTTTATCTCTGCTGGTCTCTATGATCACAGTGTGTCCACCCCTTACAAATGCTGCTGAAAATGTATTAAACAACACTGATGCAGCTGCATTAATGGAAAAAGCAAAAGAAGGTGGAGTGTCCACGAAACCTTTAGAGGGCGTACTGGCGAAAATGCAAAGCTATAAGCCTAAAGATGTTATTTACATCCCGACTGGAGGTCTTTATCTGTTCCAGGATGAACGTTCGCAGTTGATGGCTGTGACCACTGATGGACGTTATACAATAACGGGTGGTAGCGTCATGGACATTCTTCAGAGAAAGTCAGTCTTATCCGTAGAAGATGTACGAAAATCCTACTTTATTAATTTAGACGACGCCCCCTTTCCTCTTGATACTGTGGCATTGATCCCTTTAGGAAACCCAAAACTAAAAAGACAAGCCGCTATTTTTATCACGCTTGATTGTGATGGTTGCCAAGATTTAATAAAAAAATTCTATGACGAAAGAGAAAAATACCGGGTTGACATCATTTTAATCCCCTCCCCCGGTGAGCCAAAGCAAGAATTACGTCAACTATGGTGCAGTAAAGAAAAAGGCAAAGTGAATGACCTTGATATCTTGCGTTGGCTTATGGGAAATAAGACCGATATAGAACAAAGGCTCCTGACAAAAAAAGAGGCAGAAACATGTCCGGCTGAGCCATTGGTAGGATCTCTGATGCTGGCAGGTATTTATAAATTACAGGGCGTACCTTCAGTTGTGAGACAAGACGGACTTGCCGGTAATGGCATACCGAAAGATTTTGATTCATGGTTAAAACAAAGTGTCGAACCCTTACTCAAAAACCCATTTGCTACTAATTAAGGTAATGAAATGAACATTAAAAAAGTTATTTTCAGCGCTCTGGTTGTTGGTTCATCTTCATACCTAGCGGGTTGTACTATCGGCAGCTCAGAATCAGAATGTCCGGGAATTGAAAAAGGGGTCGTTTGTAAAGGCCCTCGTGAAGTTATGGAACTAACGAATAACCGTGATGATCTTTCCGGCCTTGCGGAGGAAGAAGCTAATTCGGGAAAGGAGAAATCGGCTGTCAATGACAGCCAGTACCCTGCCCAAATTTCGCCGCCTGGCGCTGTGCAATACCCTAAGTCTGCCGTCTTGGTAAATAAGCCTGTGACATACAAGACGACGCAAATTAAACCTGCTGGCCAAGTCCCCGTTATGTACGATGAGACATTAAAAATGGGCGCGCCAACATCAACAATCGGGCCACGGCCGATAAGCGGCGTTCCAGTTAATTCTAATGTAAGGATGACAACGAGCTACAGCTCAACAGGTGCATCCGGTAACCCTTTTATCCATCCGACTGCTGATGTCATGAAGCAAACAACACAGGTTGTATCTCCGGCACCTGTACCGCGCTACGTTGCGCCAAATTCCGATATCAGTGCTAGTAAAGACCTTTACTCCGTTAATAATGGACAGCCTGTAAACCCTACGCTCAGCTCTGGCCAGATCCAGCAATACCGTACACAAGGGTATAAACAGGCTGTGGTAGCTCCAGAACCGCTTGCTGTACTTCAGCAAGGCCGCGTCATGAGAATCACCTTTGCACCATACACGGACGATAATGACGCTTTAAACCTGCCTGGCTTTGTCTATGTGAATGTCAAACCCCAAACTTGGATTGCGGGTAAAAATTCGACATCAAATCCGGCGCGAATAGTTCCTTTGCAAGTTCAGGATGCCGCTCGTGAAAATATGCAACAGCAACAGCGAGCAACGAAAGCAGTTTCGTCTAAGGAAGGTGCGAACAAGTTCCTGATATGAGATCATCATATTCATCCGGAGCGCATCCCAGAGGGACATCATGAGCCATCAACTCACCTTCGCCGATAGTGAATTCAGCACTAAGCGCCGTCAGACCCGAAAAGAGATTTTCCTCTCCCGCATGGAGCAGATTCTGCCATGGCAGAATATGACCGCTGTCATCGAGCCGTTTTATCCCAAGGCGGGCAATGGCCGACGGCCCTATCCGCTGGAGACCATGCTGCGTATTCACTGCATGCAGCATTGGTACAACCTGAGCGACGGTGCCATGGAAGATGCCCTGTACGAAATCGCCTCCATGCGCCTGTTTGCCCGGTTATCCCTGGATAGCGCCCTGCCGGATCGCACCACCATCATGAATTTCCGCCACCTGCTCGAGCAGCATCAACTGGCCCGTCAATTGTTCAAGACCATCAATCGCTGGCTGGCCGAAGCAGGCGTCATGATGACCCAAGGCACTTTGGTGGATGCCACCATCATTGAGGCACCCAGCTCGACCAAGAACAAAGAGCAGCAACGCGATCCGGAGATGCATCAGACCAAGAAAGGCAATCAGTGGCACTTTGGCATGAAGGCCCACATTGGTGTCGATGCCAAGAGTGGCCTGACCCACAGCCTAGTCACCACCGCGGCCAACGAGCATGACCTCAATCAGCTGGGTAATCTGCTGCATGGAGAGGAGCAATTTGTCTCAGCCGATGCCGGCTACCAAGGAGCGCCACAGCGCGAGGAGCTGGCCGAGGTGGATGTGGACTGGCTGATCGCCGAGCGTCCCGGCAGGGTAAAAACCTTGAAGCAGCATCCGCGCAAGAACAAAACGGCCATCAACATCGAATACATGAAAGCCAGCATCCGTGCCAGGGTGGAGCACCCGTTTCGCATCATCAAGCGGCAGTTCGGCTTCGTGAAAGCCAGATACAAGGGGCTGCTGAAAAACGATAACCAACTGGCGATGTTATTCACCCTGGCCAACCTGTTTCGGGTGGACCAAATGATACGTCAGTGGGAGAGATCTCAGTAAAAACCGGAAATAACGCCAGAAATGGTGGAAAAAATAGCCTAAATAGGCTGATTCGATGTGTTTGCGGGAAAAAAATCGGCCCAGATCCGCGAAATTTTAATCAGCGAGTCAGCTTGGGAAGAAATGACCTGCTTATTCGCACCTTCCCTAACGGTATTATCAGACAACTCTGAGGTCGCGAATGAAATCTGCTAACATCTATAATAAAGAATTAAGTCGCCACCAGTTTGGTGGGTTTATTCCTGTATACGACCAGATTCCTGGCACGAATTATTTTCTAATAGACGGTAATCGGCTTGGGTTTATGTTTATTTGTAACCCCTCACCTGGTGTTTTTGATAATCAGCAGGATGTGTTAGCTGAATTATTTAAAATGGATTTTCCTACTGACACTATCTGTCAGACCTCATTAACAGCACTGCCGGACCTGACCTTGCATTTAAGTGCCTGGTCGGCAGTTCGTGGTGGTCGAATGGAAGGACATGATAAGCTTAAGGGGGACTTACTCACGGCCTACCAGCTGGATTATTATGATAGAAGTCTAAATGAACCCTTAAAACCGGATCATGATAAATTAATGCTTCGTGACTTTCAGATCTGGATGTCATTTTCTATTCCGTTGAAATCTGCGCTTCCTACTGAAATTGAAATTAATCGCATCGATGCACTGTACTCTGACCTAATCAGTAAGTTGAACACACTGGGCCTTTTTCCACATAAAGTTAGCGCCGAAAACTGGCTTTATTGCATGGATAAATTAATGCATCCGGGAAAAACATCACGTTGGGCTGAAGGTCATGTTGAAGTCAACACTATGAGGCGTCTTAACGAACAGCTAAATGTTCCGGGGCGAAAATATACAGTAACTGAAAATAATTTTTCATCTACAACGCAGAGTACTGATGTTTCTGAACATCGTTATTTCAAACAATTATCTGTGGTCAAGTTCCCAGAACATGTAAATTTTGGAAGCATGTATGAACTTGTAGTGAATTGGATGAATGGGCGTAAAACTATATTTAGCCCATTTATGATAACTCAAACAGTCCATTTCGCCGATCCCTTAAAATTAGCTAGAGATAACGTCAGATATAAGGCAATTACTAACAAACAAGCTAGTATCCCAACCGTCTTAACGTTTTGTCCAAGACTGAAGGACATGGATAATGATTACATGGCGGTAACACGTGAACTGGAAGATGGGGCCCGTCTTTTACACAGTTATCTGACATTTACCGTCATGGGGAATTCAGCATTAGATGTCCAGTCTGCCGCAGACCAGTTAAAATCATTTTATCTGGAAAGTCGCGTTAAAGTGGCTGATGATTCATACATCATCTTTCCATCTTTTGTCTCTTGCCTTCCAATGTGTAATGACCCCAAGACGATACTAGATCTGGACCGTTTTGAGGTAGTCAGTAATACTGGTGCAGCGCATATGACCCCTCTATTCGGCCCATGGAAAGGTAA
This genomic interval from Klebsiella sp. RHBSTW-00484 contains the following:
- a CDS encoding IS5-like element ISKpn26 family transposase, translating into MSHQLTFADSEFSTKRRQTRKEIFLSRMEQILPWQNMTAVIEPFYPKAGNGRRPYPLETMLRIHCMQHWYNLSDGAMEDALYEIASMRLFARLSLDSALPDRTTIMNFRHLLEQHQLARQLFKTINRWLAEAGVMMTQGTLVDATIIEAPSSTKNKEQQRDPEMHQTKKGNQWHFGMKAHIGVDAKSGLTHSLVTTAANEHDLNQLGNLLHGEEQFVSADAGYQGAPQREELAEVDVDWLIAERPGRVKTLKQHPRKNKTAINIEYMKASIRARVEHPFRIIKRQFGFVKARYKGLLKNDNQLAMLFTLANLFRVDQMIRQWERSQ
- a CDS encoding transcriptional regulator gives rise to the protein MIYGYKGASFVYESVKAMSNPSYQIAVLDMQTLRKEFNKQNPEPDLVQSKNNFENYFKALMKVYRSRGYLVIDASLAVTIPDNVQIVSYIDLGGSFGEVQSLQGETKESEIR
- a CDS encoding IS5-like element IS5 family transposase; protein product: MSHQLTFADSEFSSKRRQTRKEIFLSRMEQILPWQNMVEVIEPFYPKAGNGRRPYPLETMLRIHCMQHWYNLSDGAMEDALYEIASMRLFARLSLDSALPDRTTIMNFRHLLEQHQLARQLFKTINRWLAEAGVMMTQGTLVDATIIEAPSSTKNKEQQRDPEMHQTKKGNQWHFGMKAHIGVDAKSGLTHSLVTTAANEHDLNQLGNLLHGEEQFVSADAGYQGAPQREELAEVDVDWLIAERPGKVRTLKQHPRKNKTAINIEYMKASIRARVEHPFRIIKRQFGFVKARYKGLLKNDNQLAMLFTLANLFRADQMIRQWERSH
- a CDS encoding TraV family lipoprotein, with the protein product MNIKKVIFSALVVGSSSYLAGCTIGSSESECPGIEKGVVCKGPREVMELTNNRDDLSGLAEEEANSGKEKSAVNDSQYPAQISPPGAVQYPKSAVLVNKPVTYKTTQIKPAGQVPVMYDETLKMGAPTSTIGPRPISGVPVNSNVRMTTSYSSTGASGNPFIHPTADVMKQTTQVVSPAPVPRYVAPNSDISASKDLYSVNNGQPVNPTLSSGQIQQYRTQGYKQAVVAPEPLAVLQQGRVMRITFAPYTDDNDALNLPGFVYVNVKPQTWIAGKNSTSNPARIVPLQVQDAARENMQQQQRATKAVSSKEGANKFLI
- the htdT gene encoding protein-disulfide isomerase HtdT gives rise to the protein MEKAKEGGVSTKPLEGVLAKMQSYKPKDVIYIPTGGLYLFQDERSQLMAVTTDGRYTITGGSVMDILQRKSVLSVEDVRKSYFINLDDAPFPLDTVALIPLGNPKLKRQAAIFITLDCDGCQDLIKKFYDEREKYRVDIILIPSPGEPKQELRQLWCSKEKGKVNDLDILRWLMGNKTDIEQRLLTKKEAETCPAEPLVGSLMLAGIYKLQGVPSVVRQDGLAGNGIPKDFDSWLKQSVEPLLKNPFATN